GCTTGGACACCGCTCTGCTTTGGTTCTGGACGTGTGCTCCTGCTCCTCAAGCTCCAGGACCCTGAGGCTGTGTCCCCAGGGGCTGCCTTGCTCCAGAGTCCCCAGGAAGCTGGTTAAATGCTCAGTCCTGTGGCCCAGGAACCTGCACTTTAACCCTCGCTCCCAGGTCATTCTGTGTGCATGGTGTCTCAGTCAGCTCAGGCTCTGCCGTAACGAATCCCATAGACTGGGTGCTTTATCAAGACACATTCATGTCTCCCAGTTCCAGAGGccagaagtcccagatcaaggtgaCAGCGGATTGGGTGTCTGGtcagggccctcttcctggctggAGAGAGCTGCCTCTGGCTGTGTGCTCTTGTGGCTGAGAGCAAGAGCCCTGGTGTCTCCTCCTGCCCTTATCAGAACTCGAATTCCATGACTGGGACCCATGCTCATGACCTGCTCTAACCCCGATTGCCTCCAAATACTGACACACTGGCACTGAGGGCTTCAGCACAGGAATGTTGGGGACACACATGTTCCACCCATAGCACTGAGTTCACTTGTCAACATCATAACACCGAGGACTTGAGGGGCAGTCGGAGAGGCCACTCAGTGGCTTCTGTTGATGTTGGATCTTGGGGGTGTgtcctggaggctgaggagcCCACATGGGGGAGAACAGGACAGGGACAGATGGCAGGACAGGGACAGATGGCAGGACAGGTGTGGGGAGGACAGGAGCCAGGTGTTGGGACCAGGTGGGCTCGGGATGGAGGGTGGGCTTACAGACTGGGACTGACTGCACTGGTTTACAGCCCAGTTCTCCGATCCCTGGCCCGGCGGAAGCCCACCATGACGCTGGAGGAGGGACTGTGGCGGGCCATGCGGGAATGGCAGCACACGAGCAACTTTGACCGGATGATCTTCTACAAGATGGCGGAAAAGTGAGTCTGGGGTCCTGGGGGCAGGGCCCGTGTGGCGGGGTGAGAGTGAATGACAGAGGCCCGGTGGCCGTGGTGGCTTCTCAGCGTGGAGCATGAGGAGGGTGTGGACAAACACAGGATGCCCTGGGCCCCTGGCTCCCTCAGGAAGCTGCTCTTGCCACCTAGAGTGCTCTGGGGTCTCTGTCCCACCCTCTTGGGAAGCaccccctgcctggcctggggccAACCGCTGCCTTGACACTGGGGGTCATGGCGGGAGCAGCCAGCATCGCAGCCCAAAGGGGGTCTCCTCCAGCtgtggggatggggagaagggGCACTAGTGACTAAAGACAGAGTGGGGGGCAGGCTCCTCACAACAGTGGCCAGAAGTCGGTTTTCTCCCATCCCAGCCTGGCCAGGGAGTTGGGTCAAGGGAGACCTGTACCTGGGACACCATGAGACCCCTCTCTGGCCTGACTGCCTTTGCTCCTGGGCAGAACCGTCCgtgaagacagacagacagcagcCTCAGGGGAAACGGGCCCTGTCCTCTGGGCTCAGCTTTTGCTTCCTCCTGACCAGGGGTCTCCTGGGCCTCGTGTCCCTGGGTTATCCTTCAGGGGCCCACAGTCCCAGCCTCAGGACTCCTGCATCTGGGCATCATCCCTGACGCCTTCTGCCATCAACCCCACCCCCGGCCAGCTGATACCTGGAGGAGGGGTTCCCGGGACCCTCCTGGACCTCGTGGCCCTGACTTGAGTCAGGAAGCCCCATTGATGCCATGGGCTCTGCAGGGGCCGGGTGAGGGAGGGTGAGCCCAGAACTCTGGGAGCAGCTCCCTCCTGGGACTGGGGGATGGGTCCCAGTGAGGGCCTGGACAGCCCGCCGGAGGCACTCCCTCCCAACCCTGCCCTCGGCTGCTGCCTGGTCCTGGGGGGAGGGGGCCTGGACCCTCTCAGCACAGCCTGGGCCTCCTTCACCCCCAGgttcctggagtttgaggctgaggaggagatgCAGATTCAGAAATCGCAGTGGATGAAGGGGCCCCAGAGCCTGCCTCCTCCAGCCCCGCCGAGGCTTGAACCTCGAGGACCCCCTGCCCCTGAGGTGGTCAAGCAGCCAGGTACAGCTTCCCACATTCCCACAGGAGCCATGGCAAAGGCCAAAGGGGCCAAGGGAGGCCACTGTCCCCACACCCCATGCTTCCCTTCAAGAGGGGGATTTGCTCCCTCCAACAGGACAGCTTCCAGGAGTGTATGTTGGGTATTGACCAGGTCAATACCTACTTCATGGGTGGCCCGTGATCACGAAGCAGGGTATTGACCGGGTCAAGTTTCCTACTTACTCTCTCCCCTTGCCTGTCCAAAACTCCACATATGCTCTGCCCAGGAAGCAGGGATGAGCGGGGAGAGTACACGGCATATCGGTGGCTCCAAACTTCCTCCCAAGCGATGCTGTCTCAGATGTGCCCCTCCTGCGGCGTCTCCTCCGGGGCGCTGTGGTTCAGGTGGTCCTGACCCAGCTGGGACCCACTTCACATCCCCAAGCCCTGCCCTCCCCTGTGTGGTGCAGGCAGGAGGAGCGGCCCTCACCACAcccatcctcctccctctctgcctcagtgTACCTTCCCAGCAAGGATGGCCCCAAGGCCCCAACTGCCTGCCTGCCACCACCCAGGCCCCAGAGGCCAGCGGAGACCAAGGCCCACCTGCCACCACCCAGGCCCCAGAGGCCAGCGGAGACCAAGGCCCACCTGCCACCACCGAGGCCCCAGAGGCCAGCGGAGACCAAGGCCCACCTGACACCACCCAGGCCCCAGAGGCCAGCGGAGACCAAGGCCCACCTGCCACCACCCAGGCCCCAGAGGCCAGCGGAGACCAAGGCCCACCTGCCACCACCCAGGCCCCAGAGGCCAGCGGAGACCAAGGTCCCTGAGGAGATCCCCCCTGAAGTGGTGCAGGAGTATGTGGACATCATGGAGGAGCTGCTGGGGTCTCACCCTGGGGACACAGGGGAGCCTGAGGGACAACGGGAAAAGGGCAAAGTGGAGCAGCCGCAGGAAGAGGACGGGATGACCTCAGACCCGGGCCTCCTGAGCTACATTGACAAGCTGTGTTCCCAGGAAGACTTTGTCACCAAGGTGGGCTTGCCTGGAGTGCTGTGGTCTATAGGATTCCAGGGGGTGGCACTTCCAGGTCCTTGGAATTAAGCTCTGTTCCTTAGCTACTCAGTAGTATGTGTATTTCTATGGATTTGAGTGTCTGtgtatgtgactgtgtgtgtctgtgtgtttgtgtctgtgatTTGTTACTGTGTCTTTGTCTGtcagtgtgggtgtgagtgtggagTGTGTATGTTACCTGTGTCTGTCTTTTCCTGTGTTGTACAtgggtctgtgtgtctgtgtgtggtttgtgtgtctctgtctgtatgtgtgtatgctaCGAGGTCTGTGGTCTGTGCGTGTAGCTGGTGGTCGCCATGATATGAAACAGCCCCAGGAGGGTGGGAATGGGGCCCTCCCCGCTTTCTGCATCTCCTCCGGGTGTCCTTGGCTCCAGGTTACTCCCTCCCCAGGAAGTTCACACCTTCTTCCTTCTGTTTCCAGGTGGAGGCCGTCATTCACCCCCGATTCCTGGAAGAATTGCTTTCCCCAGATCCACAGATGGATTTCTTGGCCCTAAGCCAggagctggagcaggaggaaggactCACCCTTGACCAGGTAGAGCAGCGGAGGGAGGGGAACCCAGGTACTCCAGGGGCAGGAGGGACCCGGCACACAAGGCCCACCCGATTGTCTAAGCCCACCCTGCTGGGGATGCTCAGCTTCTTGGGGAGCCACTCCGGGGTGGGAAGATGCAGGTTCAGAGGGAGTAGGATGGAGAGGAGCCAGGGAGGGGAGTCAGGATGCAAGCTGCAGTGAGGCCCAACGGGATGCCCGGCAGAGCCACACCCTCTCTCTTTGACACGAAGCCCAGCTGCCTCAGgcttccctgcctcccacccaaGTGCCCTGGTCTCCACCATTCTGGGCCCTGCTCACACCTGGGGCAGCGCCAGTAAGTGCTCCCTTTCCTTCCGCAGCTAGTGGAGAAGCGCCTCCTGTCCTCGAAGGAGAAACAGTGCGGGAGGGCAGCCCCTCGACATGGCACGGCCCGGTTGGACTCAAGTCCTTCTAAGTTTGCAGCTGGCCAAGAAGCAGCGAGAgaggtccctgacccccaacaAAGGGTCAGCGTGGAAACCTCCCCACCCCAGACGGCTGCCCAGGACCCTCAGGGACAGGGCAGAGTGCGCACTGGCATGGCCAGGTCCGAAGACCCTGCTGTGCTTTTGGGATGTCAGGATTCCCCCAGGCTGAAGGCTGTCCAGCCAACCTCTCCTCCCCAGGACCACAGACCCACCTGCCCCGGCCTGGGGACCAAGGATGCCTTGGGTCTCCCTGGAGAGTCTCCTGTCAAGGAGTCACACAGGCTGGCTAAGGGGTCAAGTGAGGAGACGGAACTCCCTGGCATGGTCTATGTCGTGGGTTCCCACCACAGGCTGAGGCCCTGGAGGCTGTCCCAGAGCCCTGTCCCTTCCTCGGGCCTTCTCAGCCCAGGAGGGCGAGGACCCCAGGGAGCTCTTCAGTCTCCATCTGCTCAGAAAAGAGGCCTCAGCCCAGCACCCTCTCCCACCAGCAAGTCCAAGAAGCGACCTCTCTTTGGAAGCCCATCCCCTGCTGAAAAGACACCGCACCCAGGGCCTGGGCTCAGGGTCTCTGGGGAGCAATCCCTGGCTTGGGGGCTGGGTGGCCCCTCACAGTCTCAAAAGAGAAAGGGTGACCCCTTGGCCTCCAGGAGGAAGAAGAAGCGGCATTGTAGCCAGTAGGGGCCGCCATGGGGCAGACTCTCTGATGCCAGTCCCCAAAGGTGGGGGTCTGAACTCTCGGACCCTCATGGCACCCGGTGCCCCAAAGCAAAGGCTACTTCTCCTCCAGTGCTGATCTTGCTGGGCCTTAGCTTTGGAGAgtaggggaaggaggggagggaggggagggagaaggtggCTGAACGGGgagggcaggaagggaggaaggtagGGGAGGGAGAGAGTGGCTGAATGGGGAGGGCGAGAAGGGAGGGCCTGGGGGGTGGGAAGCAGTGCCTTGGGGGCCTTCTGTGTAAATGTGAATAAATGTAGTTGTTTTGGAAAATGCTCTGAGGGCTGCTGCCTCTGCCCTTGGCGTTGTGCTGCTTTGTGGAGGGTGTCTGTGAGGCCTCAGGGCTGAGGAACTGGGAGAGGCCAGGCACTGGGAACCCACAGGGGCTGGCCCCACTCTTTCCTCCTGGTATAGGGGGCCCCTTCAGATGCTCCGGGGACTGACAGATGCTGAGGAAGCCCTGATCCCTCCCACCACCCACTCACAAGGCCCCGCCTGCTTTAGGGAGGCTTCTCGGGGCCTCCCATCATTATCAGTATCCCTGGAAAATCCTGGGATGGAGAGAGCTGGCTGGCTTTTGTTCTGCTCGGTGGGAGCTGAGGAGAAGGCAGCTGCCTGCAACATGGACATGGGGAGAGGCGGCCGCTCCTGCTTAACCCTCATCAGGAAGAGCACGGGCACTGGGCTGAGGGGAGACGTTGAGGTGACCGTCCACATGAGTGTGTTTGGGATATGATGAGGGGTGCAGAGCAGGGGAAGTCCCTCTGCCTGTTTCTGGGCAGGAGAGAGTCTTGTCCAACTGGCTGAAGCAGATGCTCCTTGCTGTGGCCACATGGAATGGCCTCAGGGGCCCTCAGGGTCTTGCATGGAGCCCCCCCCACAGCTATGATTCCCTTCCCATATGATGACTGAACTCATGTGGAATTGATGTAGACACAGATTTACATTGGCATCTAAAACAGTTCCCTCCCAACACACCATCACCAACGGGAACAAGCATGACCAGCCTGCCAGGCGCAAGGTGGGTGTGTCTGCTGGTCCCAGGGCCAGGGGAAGCTGGGGCCCAGGCCGAGAGGGGCCGAGGCTCAGTCGCCCTTCTGCCAGGCACAGACCCCAAGGGCAGAGCAGGGGCTGCCTGGGATGCGGCACTGGCTGTCTGGGAAGTGCCCTGAGAGTCGGGGGCCAGGTGTTCACTGAAGGGAGACTTCTGGAGTCTATGAGTGAGATGAGGACTGCATCAGGAGAGGGACTGAGGCTGGGGAGGACACTCTGCTTTTTCCCAGGTTGTCCTGTCCTCCCCATCTCTGCTGAACTCCCCTCACCCCATGTGGCCGACCTCTGCCCCCTTACCCCTAACCCACCTCTCAGAATCTCAGATCCCAGCATGGACAGGACCCAGCACCTGCCCTGGTTCCCTCCTGGCCAACACCTTCTTCTCCACAGTCTGAGTTCTGATTCCTCCTCAGGGCCCTTGTTGGCTCAGGACCACTGTGACTGCCAGAGCACTGGTCCCAGCACTGCCTGCATGCAGAGCTGTGGTCATGGTGCTGGGAGTTGGCCCAGCAGCAGAAGCTGATGGGGCAAAGCTCTCTGGTATATGGCGGCCTGGTCCCTCTGCCAAGTGACAAAGGGAGCCATGTTTGGGTTCTCTCTGGTCCCATCTGCCCACAGAACACAGCAGTCAGCCAGACAGATGCCTCTCTGCCCCATCCCTTCTGCTCCATGTGGGCAGTGTCGGAGGCCTGCCACCCGCTTTCGCCTTTGGGAAGGAGAGTTTATCTCGGCAGGGCTTCCCCAGCTGAGGGCACAACAGGCCCTTGGGGAAAATGTGGGGAGTGAAGAGTCACTGGTGGGTGATGTGGGCAGCTCCCGTGACTCCTCTACATTCAGGGCCATCCTCAGGAGACAAGGTAACACCTCCCCTTTGCAGGGTTTAGGAATGTTAAGTGAGCCATGTTTGAAGGGAATGTGGTCTGTACTCTGGCGTGTGTGGGTGCTCAGCCAACTTCCTCACCTAAGTGTGAAAGTGATACCTTGGTTTAGTGACACCTCGGGGCTTCTGCTGGTTTACCCCACTAGCTGTTTTCTGCCCCACTGTCCCTGTCCTTGTTTTGGCTGAGCCATTTCCAAGAGGCAGAACCTATGCTTCCTCCACCTCTGTGTCCCGCCTGAGCCCTACAATCTGCCCCTAAATGGGCACAGTGGGGCTGACTGGGGGGCTCTGATGGACTTAACATGTGTCCCCCCCACCTCCAGTTcctgtgttgaagccctaactcctaacgtgatggtatttggagatggggcctttgggagttaTTCAGGGTTAGAAGAGaacatgagggtggggccctaatgATGGGATTAGGGCCATGGTAAGAAGCAGAGATCCcagcgctctctctctctccctgacatgaggacacagtgagaaggcagccatctgcaagccaggaagagagccctcaccagaacctcaCCTTGCTGTGACCCTAACgtcggacttccagcctccagactgacaaatacattttgtttcttaataCGCACCgcctcccccacccaccaagtcTAGGACACTTTGTCCTAGCAGCCCTATGTGACTAGGACAAGGTCTATCATCTCAGGAACTTCCTTCCTGACTGGTATCTGGAAACTGTATCAGAGCCatgggaaagaatgaagaaaggctCGGCTCTTTACGACTCTCAGCACACCTCCACGCCAAGTGCAGTGTATCACACGTGAACCAGGACTGCTGTGGGACACAGTGCAAGGGAATCTGTAAACACCCATGACATCGTCATATCCACACTTAGGGAAGCCAAGCAGCTTGCTCACAGCAGGTGCTGGGGGTATGCTGAGGCTCTCGGTGGGTTTGGCCTCCCTGCTCATCCAGCCAGGTCACTCTCTGGGAGCCAGTGCAGTTGGGGCAGCCCCGGGCAGGTTTGCCTCCAGAAACCACTCCCTTCACCACTGGACGACAGATCCCTGAAGAAGCCATGGCCTCCTGAGAAACTCCATCTGACAATGTGAGCAAGGCCGGCCCCCGTTAGTAAACATGCAGTGCTTTCTGACAGCTACCAGGATGGACTTGCTCCAGGTGGCTGCCCTTTTGTAGCTGCACTTTGATTCTAACTTCAGCATCCCATGATGTCCTTCAGGTCTTGGTGCCCTGGGCAATGTTAGTGAGAGTCACCTGGTTTGGGGGATCTGGGCCAGGCTGCCCCCTCCTGGCCAATCGGCTGATACCCGGCCAGGGCTGCCAGAGTCATTGTCACTGAGTCCCTGACCATTACTGGGTGCAGACTCTCAACAGTGGCCCCCACCCTGGCACATCCCCTGTGAGGGAGCTGATCCGCTGGGTTTTACTGAAttctgagttatgatgtcattgAGCATGCTTTGTCTGCACACTTGTGCCCTTTGAGCTCATTTTAGGCAAATGTATCCGGACTCAGGTTGTATTTACCGATGGTTCATTTTCCATCCTCATCTCAGTCCTCGGAAGGATGAATTCCACCTCTCATGCCATGGTCCTTCCTCAGAATTTCCTTTGTCTTAGTTCATTCCAAAGATCATGTTGTAGGGACGTTTATCACGTATACGGTATTTGCATAAACTGTACGAGTGATTAAAAGATATTCTCTGACATTAAACACAAACAACACAGAAATCTCACGGGTGACGATAGGATCACAAGATTCCTAATCAATGTAAGTGGATGGTTAGTCAAGGTAAATCCCTTCATCCCCTTGCCCTTCATTAGAATAGACAGAAACTGACTGTATACAGGCTTTACTCCTTTATAATGTTCCAAAATAAAACCCCAAAGCACAAATCGCACAAACCAAGTCATGCCACTGGGACCATCGTGTGTCATCTGAGCTAGCTGGGCCATGCCAACTCCTACTCCATCTTCTGCTTTTCCCTGCATTCCTCATGAATGGGAGCTTCTGTGTGAGCATTCATAAGACATCCTGCATTCACGTCCactgatgtgttttcttttttaaaaaactatgcaCATTTTATTAGGAATGTTTCAACCACATAGAAAACATATAATAGAAACCAATATAGACACCACATAGACGTGGGCCATGTTA
This portion of the Pan troglodytes isolate AG18354 chromosome 11, NHGRI_mPanTro3-v2.0_pri, whole genome shotgun sequence genome encodes:
- the LOC100613702 gene encoding NUT family member 2F, coding for MASNGAYPVLGPGVTVNPGTSLSVFTALPFATPAPGPAHRPPLVTAVVPPAGPLVPSAFPSTPLVAGQDGRGPSGAGASNVFVQMRTEVGPVKPPQAQTLILTQAPLVWQAPGTLCGGVMCPPPLLLAAAPGVPVTSAQVVGGTQACEGGWSHGLPLPPPPPAAQVAPIVSPGNAGPWPQGAHGEGSLAPSQAKAPPDDSCKPKSVYENFRLWQHYKPLARRHLPQSPDTEALSCFLIPVLRSLARRKPTMTLEEGLWRAMREWQHTSNFDRMIFYKMAEKFLEFEAEEEMQIQKSQWMKGPQSLPPPAPPRLEPRGPPAPEVVKQPVYLPSKDGPKAPTACLPPPRPQRPAETKAHLPPPRPQRPAETKAHLPPPRPQRPAETKAHLTPPRPQRPAETKAHLPPPRPQRPAETKAHLPPPRPQRPAETKVPEEIPPEVVQEYVDIMEELLGSHPGDTGEPEGQREKGKVEQPQEEDGMTSDPGLLSYIDKLCSQEDFVTKVEAVIHPRFLEELLSPDPQMDFLALSQELEQEEGLTLDQLVEKRLLSSKEKQCGRAAPRHGTARLDSSPSKFAAGQEAAREVPDPQQRVSVETSPPQTAAQDPQGQGRVRTGMARSEDPAVLLGCQDSPRLKAVQPTSPPQDHRPTCPGLGTKDALGLPGESPVKESHRLAKGSSEETELPGMVYVVGSHHRLRPWRLSQSPVPSSGLLSPGGRGPQGALQSPSAQKRGLSPAPSPTSKSKKRPLFGSPSPAEKTPHPGPGLRVSGEQSLAWGLGGPSQSQKRKGDPLASRRKKKRHCSQ